The Candidatus Limnocylindrales bacterium genomic sequence TTTACAAAAACCCCGTTTCCCTTAAAAGGATTTCTGAGGAATAGGACTTTCAAATCCTATAAAAGCCGGATAAATTTATCCGGCTTTTTAGTAAAAGCGTCATTTGATTTTGGAATTCATCATCAATCTTAAAACCTAAAAACAGGCTAAAACGTATCTTTATTTGTTCCAAATGCGGCCTCTATCCCTCCAATCCTTAGATGAGCGATTACAAAAGGCCACCGATCAGGAAGAAGCCCCGGGTATCACGCTTCTGATAGCTTATAAAAGTCAATGCATTTATCATAAAGCCTTCGGCTATGCCCAGCTAATTCCAGAAAAAAAAGTACTGACCCTGGAAACCCTCTTTGATGTGGCTTCTCTTACCAAGGTTTTGGCTACCACAACGGCTATTTTATTGCTTCTTAAATCGGGGGAGATTTCCTTACACGATCCGATTTCCAAATATTTTCAAGAGTTTCATACTTCTGAGAAGAGTTCGATAACCGTTCGACATCTTTTGACCCATTCATCGGGCTTGCCGGCTTATTACCGGTTTTACCAGGACCTTTGGAAGGAAGACCAGAAACGAGGCGGGGGATTTCTTTGTACACAAGCCGCCAAGGAACAGGCTATCCAAACAACCTTAACCCTGGATCTTGTCTATCCAACCGGACAGGATTATAAGTATAGCGATCCAGGATTCATCCTGTTGGGAGCTCTGATTGAAAAAATTACCGGTATGGAGTTGGATAAGTTTTGTCAACAGGAAATCTGGCTCCCGCTGGGGATGAAAAATACTTTTTTTAATAATTTAAAGGAAACTTTGCCGGCAGCCTTTCGGCAAAACTCTCGGAAATTTGCTGCAACCGAATATTGCCCCTGGCGTCAAAGGGTCCTGTACGGGGAAGTTCACGATGAAAATTGTTATGCCATGGGTGGGATTGCCGGACACGCCGGCTTATTTTCAACCTCTGAAGATATTTACCTTCTTGTGAAGAAGCTGCTGGATTGTTATCAAGGAAAGGATGACTGGATTCCACCTTCCTGGGTCCGAGAATTTTTCACCCGACAACATTTACCGGAGCACTCTACCTGGGCTTTAGGTTGGGATACTCCGGCCTCCCAGGGTTCTACCTCAGGGACGTACTTCTCTAGGGAGTCTGTAGGTCATACGGGGTTTACAGGGACCTCTATTTGGATAGATCTTAAGAAAGATCTGGTTGTTATCTTACTATCCAATCGGGTGCATCCTTCTCGAAGTAATCAACGATTTGCTAAACTGCGACCGGAAGTTCATGACATGGTGCAGCAGGTGGTGAGCAGGGGATTGTAGGCAGGGAACAGAAAATTTACTGCCTACTATCCTCTACTTCCCCCCATAGAAATGGATCAAATTAAAAAGATTCACATGATTGCCATATGCGGTACAGGTATGAGTTCGCTGGCTGGTATGCTGAAGAGTTCGGGATATGAGATTACGGGATCTGATGATAATGTCTATCCACCGGTCAGTACGCAGTTGGATAAATTAGGAATTCCCTACTTTAAGGGCTTTAAGCCTTCCAACCTGGATCACCACCCTGATCTGGTCATTGTAGGAAATGCCATGTCCAGAGGTAATCCCGAGGTAGAGGCTATGTTGGATCGGGGGCTTAAACATACTTCTTTTCCCCAGGCCCTCTCCGACTTCTATCTCAAAGACAAACATCCCATTGTAGTAGCCGGAACCCATGGAAAAACCACCACCTCTGCTGTAATCGCCTGGACGCTGGAGTGTGCTGGCCTAGATCCTTCCTTTATGGTGGGTGGAATCACCAAAAATTTTCATAGTAATTATAAACTGGGTTTGGGAAAATATTTCGTGGTTGAAGGGGATGAATATGATACGGCTTTCTTTGATAAAACCCCTAAGTTCCTCCATTATCGACCCCGTTCGGCCCTTATCACCAGTCTGGAATTTGACCATGCCGATATCTATCAAGATTTAGATCAGATTCGGGAGGAATTTAGAAGATTCATCAGGTTAATTCCCCAGGATGGCCTTTTAGTAGCCTGCATAGATGATCCTCGGGTTCGGGAACTGGTTCAAAAAGTGAGGGTACCCTTGGAAACCTATGGATTCTCCCGAGAGGCCCAATGGAGGGCAGAGGATTTGAAATTCTCTGAAAAGGGAACCGAATTTACCATCTATCGCGGAAAAGAGGTATTTGGAAACTTTTTCACAGGTACCATGGGCCGTCACAATGTCCAAAACCTGTTGGGTTCGGCGGCACTCCTTGCCGGATTGGGACTTTCCGCCAAGGAGATTCAGGAAGGATTAGAGACTTTTCAAGGTGTCCGAAGACGTCAAGAGCTGGTGGGAAACGTGGGAGATGTTATCGTTCTGGACGATTTTGCCCACCATCCTACGGCGGTTCGAGAAACCCTTCAAGCAGTAAGATCTCGATACCCCGGTAGACGGTTATGGAGTATCTTTGAACCCAGGAGTGCTACCAATCGACGTAATGTCTTCCAAAAGGAATATGTCCGGGCTTTTAAAGAGGCCGATATTGTTATCATAGCCGATGTTTATCTTCCTGAGAAGGCTCCGGAGGGAGCTCGTTTCTCCCCGGACCAACTGGCCGAAGATTTGACCCAGGAAGGTAAAAACGCCCGGCATATTAGCGGAACAGATCAAATTATAGCCTACGTGATGGAAAGAGTCCGGCCCGGAGATGTGATCCTCTGCATGTCCAATGGTGGATTTGATGGGATTCAAGGAAAACTTGTGAAAGCCCTCCATTTAAAGGAAAACCTGAGG encodes the following:
- a CDS encoding serine hydrolase; translated protein: MRPLSLQSLDERLQKATDQEEAPGITLLIAYKSQCIYHKAFGYAQLIPEKKVLTLETLFDVASLTKVLATTTAILLLLKSGEISLHDPISKYFQEFHTSEKSSITVRHLLTHSSGLPAYYRFYQDLWKEDQKRGGGFLCTQAAKEQAIQTTLTLDLVYPTGQDYKYSDPGFILLGALIEKITGMELDKFCQQEIWLPLGMKNTFFNNLKETLPAAFRQNSRKFAATEYCPWRQRVLYGEVHDENCYAMGGIAGHAGLFSTSEDIYLLVKKLLDCYQGKDDWIPPSWVREFFTRQHLPEHSTWALGWDTPASQGSTSGTYFSRESVGHTGFTGTSIWIDLKKDLVVILLSNRVHPSRSNQRFAKLRPEVHDMVQQVVSRGL
- the mpl gene encoding UDP-N-acetylmuramate:L-alanyl-gamma-D-glutamyl-meso-diaminopimelate ligase yields the protein MIAICGTGMSSLAGMLKSSGYEITGSDDNVYPPVSTQLDKLGIPYFKGFKPSNLDHHPDLVIVGNAMSRGNPEVEAMLDRGLKHTSFPQALSDFYLKDKHPIVVAGTHGKTTTSAVIAWTLECAGLDPSFMVGGITKNFHSNYKLGLGKYFVVEGDEYDTAFFDKTPKFLHYRPRSALITSLEFDHADIYQDLDQIREEFRRFIRLIPQDGLLVACIDDPRVRELVQKVRVPLETYGFSREAQWRAEDLKFSEKGTEFTIYRGKEVFGNFFTGTMGRHNVQNLLGSAALLAGLGLSAKEIQEGLETFQGVRRRQELVGNVGDVIVLDDFAHHPTAVRETLQAVRSRYPGRRLWSIFEPRSATNRRNVFQKEYVRAFKEADIVIIADVYLPEKAPEGARFSPDQLAEDLTQEGKNARHISGTDQIIAYVMERVRPGDVILCMSNGGFDGIQGKLVKALHLKENLRSGLPEDTRKSRDREAGTL